In Treponema pectinovorum, a single genomic region encodes these proteins:
- the lptB gene encoding LPS export ABC transporter ATP-binding protein, with protein MVAPLPVAPQPVASQEQQSQSTTHTLRVSSLYKSFGRKKVVQGVDFQMQTGEVLGLLGPNGAGKTTSFYMIVGFYKPTNGEIFLDDLRITDLPMYKRARLGISYLPQEPSVFRKLTVEENIWSILETRVDLTHQEKLQHLEELIEEFSIGRIRKQPAFTLSGGERRRTEIARSLAIEPKFLLLDEPFAGIDPIAVADIKTMIKLLAKRGIGILITDHNVRDTLEITDRAIIISTGQILIQGNQKDIIESPLAREIYLGENFRM; from the coding sequence CTGGTCGCTCCGCTACCAGTCGCTCCACAACCAGTCGCTTCTCAAGAACAACAATCCCAATCTACAACTCATACGCTACGGGTTTCTTCGCTCTACAAATCTTTTGGAAGAAAAAAAGTTGTTCAGGGCGTTGATTTTCAGATGCAAACAGGAGAAGTGCTCGGTCTTTTAGGTCCAAACGGTGCAGGAAAAACTACCTCGTTTTATATGATAGTCGGTTTTTACAAGCCTACAAACGGAGAAATTTTTTTAGACGATTTACGGATAACAGATCTCCCGATGTACAAGCGTGCAAGGCTTGGTATTTCGTACCTGCCACAAGAGCCTTCTGTTTTTAGAAAATTAACCGTCGAAGAAAACATCTGGTCAATTCTCGAAACTCGCGTGGACCTCACTCATCAGGAAAAATTGCAGCACCTCGAAGAATTGATAGAAGAATTTTCAATCGGACGCATAAGAAAACAGCCGGCATTCACGCTTTCTGGTGGTGAACGGCGCAGAACAGAAATTGCACGCTCGCTTGCGATAGAGCCAAAGTTTTTACTGCTAGACGAACCCTTTGCTGGCATTGACCCAATCGCTGTTGCCGACATAAAAACGATGATTAAACTCCTTGCTAAGCGTGGAATCGGCATTCTAATAACAGATCACAATGTTCGCGACACATTGGAAATAACAGACCGTGCGATAATAATTTCGACTGGGCAGATTTTAATTCAAGGAAATCAGAAGGATATAATCGAAAGTCCGCTTGCCCGTGAAATTTACCTGGGCGAAAATTTCCGTATGTAA
- a CDS encoding LptA/OstA family protein encodes MKKFLFVPFIFASIFFAASEEINFSSDSMSGIAGSKTDKTILSGNAFVKTSTMQIKADSIELSGDDFRYITAEGQVEGSIYESKMDFTCGKLRYDRKTKIAKLEDSVHLVDNENDVTADAQFIEYDQNRETAIMQISISLKQKNNTCTSAFAIYRKAKQLLEMSGNPKIVQGQDSFSAQEIMLNLKTQEITLDGRVKGSVTDSKKEEKKAATQNQENQAESEDSTDIADSNSADSKREERIPPEENKNIVADETTKSERTDKSEKNDKATAREQNDRGEKSNEGGKR; translated from the coding sequence ATGAAAAAATTTCTCTTTGTTCCTTTTATTTTTGCGTCAATTTTTTTTGCCGCAAGTGAAGAAATCAATTTTTCTTCGGATTCCATGTCTGGAATTGCAGGAAGCAAAACAGACAAAACCATTTTATCGGGAAATGCTTTCGTAAAAACTTCTACAATGCAAATAAAAGCAGATTCAATAGAACTTTCTGGAGACGACTTTAGATATATAACAGCAGAAGGCCAAGTTGAAGGTTCAATTTACGAAAGCAAAATGGATTTTACCTGCGGAAAACTTAGGTACGACAGAAAAACAAAAATCGCAAAACTAGAAGATTCTGTGCATCTGGTCGACAACGAAAACGATGTAACGGCAGACGCGCAATTTATAGAATACGACCAAAATCGAGAAACTGCGATAATGCAAATTTCAATATCGTTAAAACAAAAAAATAACACCTGCACTTCCGCCTTTGCAATTTACAGAAAAGCAAAACAGCTTTTAGAAATGAGCGGAAATCCAAAAATCGTGCAGGGGCAAGATTCCTTTAGCGCGCAAGAAATTATGCTAAATCTAAAAACTCAAGAAATCACTTTGGACGGTCGCGTAAAAGGCTCTGTTACAGATTCTAAAAAAGAAGAAAAAAAAGCTGCAACGCAAAATCAAGAGAATCAGGCGGAAAGTGAAGATTCAACAGATATAGCAGATTCTAATTCAGCAGATTCAAAGCGAGAAGAACGAATTCCACCAGAAGAAAATAAAAACATAGTTGCAGACGAAACGACAAAATCCGAAAGAACTGATAAGTCAGAAAAAAATGATAAGGCCACAGCAAGAGAGCAAAATGACAGGGGTGAAAAGTCAAACGAAGGCGGTAAACGATGA
- the lptC gene encoding LPS export ABC transporter periplasmic protein LptC, with product MFILKKVLLLWSISFFFVACSLNYGNEKDFESIVPEFTFEDAVFKRYADNSLRMDLEVQKLEQYKSDGSAYAKNAKFKTFKEDGSHDTEGSCSLLALNITDKKYSLFDEIKINVESEELTITAQALHFDANSEQLTGGLDQIVQIKRKGTVLKGKGFSASGVSKNFKFLSDVSGIVYDTSNENSNLHSEQENSKIKGGEIN from the coding sequence ATGTTCATATTGAAAAAAGTCCTTTTGCTTTGGTCAATTTCATTTTTTTTTGTTGCCTGCTCTTTAAACTATGGCAATGAAAAAGATTTTGAAAGCATTGTTCCAGAATTTACTTTCGAAGATGCAGTTTTTAAAAGATACGCAGACAATTCATTGAGGATGGATTTAGAAGTACAAAAACTTGAACAGTACAAAAGCGACGGTTCAGCTTATGCAAAAAATGCAAAATTCAAAACTTTTAAAGAAGACGGCTCTCATGATACAGAAGGAAGTTGCTCTTTGCTTGCATTAAACATAACAGACAAAAAATATTCCCTCTTTGATGAAATAAAAATAAATGTGGAATCAGAAGAACTTACAATAACCGCACAAGCTCTTCATTTTGATGCAAATTCAGAACAGCTTACTGGCGGACTTGACCAAATTGTTCAAATAAAACGAAAAGGTACAGTTCTAAAGGGAAAAGGTTTTTCTGCAAGCGGCGTAAGCAAGAATTTTAAATTTTTAAGCGATGTATCGGGAATCGTATACGACACGTCAAACGAAAATTCCAATCTGCACTCTGAACAAGAAAATAGCAAAATCAAAGGCGGAGAAATAAATTGA
- a CDS encoding CheR family methyltransferase, with translation MTDLLTDAEFEMFRKIIYDKSGITFSATNRSILDSRLKEILREKKLSSITEYYSLITSNESEMNSMLDSVTTNLTRFFRNQPHFDAFINYVIPHVLEEKKKTGDKTIKIWSAGCSTGEEPYTIAMILKEILPPGYKFMITASDISLKSLMVGQQGFYPESRIQGVPENYLSKYFEKRDGGYQVVQDLVSSIKFDYHNLRNDSGMRNLDVIFCRNVLIYFDDAAQKACIDRFWDALGNKSYLFIGHSESLFGMDTKFEFLKTDWACIYQKNI, from the coding sequence ATGACGGATTTACTTACTGATGCCGAATTTGAGATGTTTAGAAAGATTATCTATGATAAAAGTGGTATAACTTTTTCTGCCACCAATAGATCTATTCTTGACTCTCGTTTAAAGGAAATTTTGAGAGAAAAAAAACTCTCATCGATTACGGAATATTATAGTTTAATTACCTCGAATGAGTCAGAGATGAATTCTATGCTTGACTCTGTAACGACGAATTTGACGAGATTCTTCCGAAACCAACCACATTTTGATGCCTTTATCAATTATGTAATTCCACATGTCTTGGAGGAGAAGAAAAAAACTGGGGACAAGACGATAAAGATTTGGAGTGCTGGTTGTTCAACTGGAGAAGAACCTTATACGATTGCGATGATTTTAAAAGAGATTCTTCCACCTGGTTATAAGTTTATGATAACTGCTTCTGATATTTCTTTAAAATCGCTTATGGTAGGACAGCAAGGATTTTATCCTGAATCAAGGATTCAAGGTGTGCCAGAGAATTACCTTTCGAAATATTTTGAAAAGAGAGATGGCGGATATCAGGTTGTGCAAGATTTGGTTTCTTCAATAAAATTTGACTATCATAACCTTAGAAACGATTCTGGAATGCGAAATTTGGATGTTATATTTTGCCGCAACGTTTTGATTTATTTTGATGATGCTGCTCAAAAGGCCTGTATAGACAGGTTTTGGGATGCACTAGGAAATAAATCTTATCTTTTTATAGGACATTCTGAATCGCTTTTTGGAATGGATACAAAATTTGAATTTTTAAAAACAGATTGGGCTTGTATCTATCAAAAGAATATCTAA
- a CDS encoding protein-glutamate methylesterase/protein-glutamine glutaminase yields MDDISVLVCDDSALMRNVISRVIDSTPGMKVVEKAMNGQFLIEKLKITKPDVIILDIEMPVMTGIEYLRYRKQNDGDIPVIILSSIAEKGAAVTMEALELGASDFITKPNGSVSLDINSVADKLVEMIASYGGSYARRHGKSIYPTDYYSKLASERAIQRKLSETLGSKAPEISTKTMPPVSEFESPKTAKTPATITAIREPGKIEVIAIGISTGGPNALREVFKNISPEVKQPILVVQHMPAGFTKEFASSLDRICPLSVKEAEDRDVLEEGKIYIAPGNYHIVVERAANGKFCIRTNQEPQRNGHRPSADVLFESVAKLFGNKALGVIMTGMGKDGAVELAEMRKQGAWTLGQDENSSIVYGMPKVAYELGGVQKQVKLEDMAGEISRLALENY; encoded by the coding sequence ATGGACGATATTTCGGTTTTAGTTTGCGATGATTCTGCTTTGATGAGAAACGTAATTTCGAGGGTTATAGATAGCACCCCTGGAATGAAAGTTGTCGAAAAAGCGATGAACGGACAATTTCTTATAGAAAAATTAAAAATTACAAAGCCAGATGTAATCATCTTGGATATAGAAATGCCTGTGATGACGGGAATAGAATATTTGCGATACAGAAAGCAAAATGATGGCGATATTCCTGTTATAATTCTTTCTTCAATAGCAGAAAAAGGCGCTGCTGTTACTATGGAAGCGCTTGAACTTGGAGCGTCGGATTTTATAACTAAGCCAAATGGTTCTGTTTCATTGGATATAAATTCCGTTGCAGACAAACTTGTAGAGATGATAGCGTCTTATGGTGGTTCTTATGCTCGACGCCACGGAAAATCAATCTATCCTACAGATTATTATTCAAAACTTGCTTCTGAGCGTGCAATACAAAGAAAACTTTCTGAAACTTTAGGTTCAAAAGCTCCTGAAATTTCTACAAAAACGATGCCTCCTGTTTCAGAATTTGAATCTCCAAAAACAGCAAAAACACCTGCTACGATAACCGCAATAAGAGAACCTGGCAAAATTGAGGTGATTGCGATTGGTATTTCTACAGGTGGACCAAATGCTTTGAGAGAAGTTTTTAAAAATATATCTCCAGAAGTAAAACAGCCAATTCTCGTAGTTCAGCATATGCCTGCTGGTTTTACAAAGGAATTTGCTTCAAGTTTGGATAGAATTTGCCCTCTTTCTGTAAAAGAAGCTGAAGATAGAGATGTCCTTGAAGAAGGGAAGATTTATATTGCACCTGGCAATTATCACATAGTAGTTGAAAGAGCTGCAAACGGAAAATTCTGTATAAGAACAAATCAAGAGCCACAGAGAAATGGGCATAGACCTTCTGCCGATGTTCTATTTGAGTCTGTCGCAAAACTTTTTGGGAATAAAGCCTTGGGCGTTATAATGACTGGAATGGGAAAAGACGGAGCGGTTGAACTTGCAGAAATGCGAAAACAAGGTGCATGGACTTTGGGGCAAGATGAAAATTCTTCAATCGTTTACGGAATGCCAAAAGTTGCCTATGAATTGGGTGGAGTTCAAAAGCAGGTAAAGCTGGAAGATATGGCTGGCGAAATAAGTCGCCTTGCGCTTGAAAATTATTGA
- a CDS encoding SoxR reducing system RseC family protein yields the protein MRNLARVIKIKDETKTATVLPLFSSACINCLSTLKCSKNLKVIEATNKKDLKLSEGDIVKIELPLFFKISTGIAALFFPIGVAILGYFLSPIFYNIINLQTTELLRFAFSAFFLLFAELLVFLFSRVNIDFVSPEITQIL from the coding sequence ATGCGTAACCTTGCAAGAGTGATAAAAATAAAAGATGAAACAAAAACAGCAACGGTTTTGCCACTCTTTTCTTCTGCATGTATAAATTGTCTTTCAACTCTAAAATGCTCAAAAAATTTAAAAGTTATAGAGGCGACAAACAAAAAAGACCTAAAACTATCAGAAGGCGATATTGTAAAAATAGAACTTCCTCTATTCTTTAAAATCTCAACAGGAATTGCAGCCTTGTTTTTCCCAATAGGAGTTGCAATTCTTGGGTATTTTTTAAGTCCAATTTTTTATAACATAATAAATTTGCAAACGACGGAATTGCTGAGATTTGCATTTTCCGCCTTTTTTTTACTATTTGCAGAACTTTTAGTTTTCCTTTTTAGCCGTGTCAATATAGACTTCGTTTCGCCCGAAATTACACAAATTTTATAG
- a CDS encoding tetratricopeptide repeat protein translates to MPATKENASQLNTQAIEFASKGDFKEAIACFQKALSIERNNYLLWFNLGVTYRDAGDLIRAKEALEKAYEIEEYDDEVIESLAMLNYNLGFTEEALELCEEGILKNEANARLWNTFGVILFNNKNYTRACFSFEKAITINPYYYDALYNLRDTYEELGNTTGYAQCVEQMKSIKTDGMIDA, encoded by the coding sequence ATGCCAGCAACAAAAGAAAATGCATCACAATTAAACACTCAAGCGATAGAATTTGCATCCAAAGGAGATTTTAAAGAAGCGATTGCCTGTTTTCAAAAAGCGCTCTCTATCGAAAGAAACAACTATCTTCTTTGGTTCAATTTGGGAGTTACATACCGAGATGCAGGAGATTTAATAAGAGCAAAAGAAGCATTAGAAAAAGCGTACGAAATAGAAGAATACGATGACGAAGTGATAGAATCGCTCGCAATGCTTAACTACAATTTAGGTTTTACAGAAGAGGCATTAGAACTGTGCGAAGAAGGAATATTAAAAAACGAAGCAAATGCGCGCCTTTGGAACACCTTTGGCGTAATACTTTTCAATAATAAAAACTACACAAGAGCGTGTTTTTCATTTGAAAAAGCGATAACTATAAATCCGTATTATTATGATGCGCTCTACAACCTAAGAGACACTTACGAAGAACTTGGAAATACTACAGGATATGCTCAATGCGTCGAACAGATGAAATCAATAAAAACTGATGGAATGATAGATGCGTAA
- a CDS encoding FPP/GGPP synthase family protein translates to MNSEFKIILEKIENTLKTSLPESTNKTWQEDSFGKIDTCINDSHISTLLKPCNQLLNLGGKRWRPLLLVLCAQMTAEVKNKKNDIEKAYSLTPLVEFAHTASLIHDDIEDGADERRGFPCSYITYGTDVAINAASWLYFESTCAIKKINTDEKEKLRLYELFLNELRLLHLGQAMDIKWHKTPDLIPTIDEYTAMVRNKTGTLARLAVKIGILAGGGTEDEIEKAGAIAQDIGVGFQIIDDVKNLTTGNPGKKRGDDIVEGKKSLPVLMHITKNPSDKQLLCKYFAQSKKEGISSTAVEKAIELLTKSEAIEQARKKGNALVQEKTRELSNLFAQKTKYGELILELFASMLCN, encoded by the coding sequence ATGAATAGCGAATTTAAAATCATTCTTGAAAAAATAGAAAATACATTAAAAACTTCCTTGCCAGAATCTACAAATAAAACCTGGCAAGAAGATTCTTTTGGAAAAATCGACACCTGCATAAACGACAGCCACATATCAACTCTTTTAAAACCGTGCAATCAGCTGCTAAACCTTGGTGGCAAACGATGGCGACCGCTTTTGCTCGTTTTATGTGCGCAGATGACGGCAGAAGTTAAAAACAAAAAAAACGACATCGAAAAAGCATATTCGCTTACGCCTCTGGTTGAATTTGCACATACGGCAAGCCTTATCCATGACGACATAGAAGACGGGGCAGACGAAAGACGTGGATTTCCATGCTCGTATATAACATACGGAACAGATGTTGCAATAAATGCAGCCAGCTGGCTCTACTTTGAAAGCACTTGTGCAATAAAAAAAATCAACACAGACGAAAAAGAAAAACTTCGCCTTTATGAACTTTTTTTGAACGAATTGAGGCTTTTGCATTTGGGACAGGCGATGGATATAAAATGGCACAAAACTCCAGATTTAATTCCTACGATAGATGAATATACTGCGATGGTCAGGAATAAGACAGGAACGCTTGCTCGCCTTGCCGTAAAAATTGGTATTTTAGCAGGTGGCGGAACAGAAGACGAAATTGAAAAAGCTGGAGCAATAGCACAAGACATTGGAGTGGGATTCCAGATAATAGATGATGTAAAAAATCTAACAACAGGAAATCCTGGAAAAAAACGCGGTGATGATATAGTCGAAGGTAAAAAATCGCTTCCTGTCCTCATGCACATAACTAAAAATCCGTCCGATAAACAGCTTCTTTGCAAATATTTTGCTCAATCAAAAAAAGAAGGAATTTCATCAACTGCTGTAGAAAAAGCGATAGAACTTTTAACAAAAAGCGAAGCCATTGAACAAGCACGCAAAAAGGGTAATGCTCTTGTTCAAGAAAAAACCAGAGAACTTTCTAACCTTTTTGCTCAAAAAACAAAATATGGAGAGTTGATTTTAGAATTGTTTGCTTCTATGCTTTGCAATTAG
- a CDS encoding SAM-dependent methyltransferase: MASNSYEKPDFWSQKAFSEGYPARSVYKLKEIDEKFHILKKNFTVLDLGAAPGSWTTFLLRFLGETGKVVSCDLNLLAKDVKADNLVFIQGDLTDNAIRAAIKNEGPFDLVVCDAAPKTTGNRIVDTARSQALVKMAIYYAQTMLKPGGNFIVKVFQNGDQQSLLKSMKEIFESARGFKPVACRAESFETYLIGLNKKN, from the coding sequence ATGGCATCGAATAGTTATGAAAAACCAGATTTTTGGTCTCAAAAAGCGTTTTCTGAAGGCTATCCCGCGCGTTCGGTTTATAAGCTAAAAGAAATAGATGAGAAATTTCATATTTTAAAAAAGAATTTTACAGTTCTCGATTTAGGTGCCGCACCTGGAAGTTGGACGACTTTTTTGCTTCGGTTTCTTGGCGAAACTGGAAAGGTTGTTTCGTGCGATTTGAATCTGCTTGCAAAAGATGTAAAAGCCGATAATCTTGTTTTTATTCAGGGAGATCTTACCGATAACGCAATTCGCGCTGCAATCAAAAATGAAGGTCCTTTTGACCTTGTAGTTTGCGATGCAGCACCAAAAACAACTGGCAACAGGATTGTCGACACTGCGCGTTCTCAGGCTCTTGTAAAAATGGCAATCTATTATGCTCAGACTATGTTAAAACCTGGTGGCAATTTTATTGTTAAGGTTTTTCAAAATGGCGACCAGCAAAGTCTTTTAAAATCTATGAAAGAGATTTTTGAAAGTGCAAGAGGATTTAAACCTGTAGCTTGCCGTGCCGAAAGTTTTGAAACTTACTTGATTGGATTAAACAAAAAAAATTAG
- a CDS encoding M23 family metallopeptidase: MKIKDIKSKIKISSSFLIKKFFSFKTLECVCVFAATLSVVLAFGLIFQNKKTIENGQGGFETPGLPAVTEKDVNASAEEDFEVLNEISYQSYRVKKGDMISVIAADFGVTEDTIISVNNIRSSRLLQIGTYLKIPSIPGILYTVRKDGETVESICKKYKIESSKFCAVNGNGSDSIFSAGNMLFLPDAKLDWVTRQEINGDLFKKPIHSRWYLSSPFGWRSSPFTGARTYHSGVDMACPHGTRIYAAMSGVVSSTGFNNTYGNYVIIAHHSGYKTLYGHMSAIRAVRGQAVTQDSVIGYVGSTGLSTGSHLHFTVFKNGKQVNPQNLWN; encoded by the coding sequence ATGAAGATTAAAGACATCAAAAGTAAAATAAAGATTTCTTCAAGTTTTTTGATAAAAAAGTTCTTTAGTTTTAAGACGCTTGAATGCGTCTGTGTGTTTGCAGCGACATTAAGCGTTGTTCTTGCCTTTGGTCTGATTTTTCAAAATAAAAAAACTATCGAAAATGGGCAGGGAGGATTTGAAACTCCCGGTCTTCCTGCTGTTACAGAAAAAGATGTAAATGCCAGTGCAGAAGAAGATTTTGAAGTTTTAAATGAAATATCATATCAATCGTATCGTGTTAAAAAAGGTGATATGATTAGTGTAATTGCCGCAGATTTTGGAGTTACCGAGGACACTATAATTTCTGTAAACAATATTCGCTCTTCAAGGCTTTTGCAGATTGGCACCTATCTAAAAATCCCTTCAATACCTGGAATTTTATACACTGTTAGAAAAGATGGAGAAACTGTAGAGTCGATTTGCAAAAAATACAAGATAGAAAGTTCAAAATTTTGTGCTGTGAATGGAAATGGTTCGGATTCAATTTTTTCTGCCGGAAATATGCTTTTTCTTCCTGATGCAAAATTGGATTGGGTTACAAGGCAAGAAATAAACGGCGACCTTTTTAAAAAACCGATTCACAGCCGCTGGTATCTTTCATCTCCATTTGGCTGGCGCTCTTCTCCTTTTACAGGTGCAAGAACTTATCACAGTGGAGTAGATATGGCCTGCCCTCACGGAACTAGAATTTACGCCGCAATGAGCGGAGTTGTATCTTCAACAGGATTTAACAATACTTACGGAAATTATGTGATAATCGCTCACCATTCAGGATATAAAACTTTGTACGGACACATGAGTGCAATAAGAGCGGTTCGCGGACAAGCTGTTACTCAAGATAGCGTAATAGGTTATGTGGGAAGCACAGGCTTGAGCACAGGCTCACATCTTCATTTTACAGTTTTTAAAAACGGAAAGCAGGTAAATCCTCAAAACCTCTGGAATTAA
- a CDS encoding flagellar basal body-associated FliL family protein, giving the protein MSLNRILFKILIAILIFIFSLTAYLIISKQAEPGKNLVSETKNTTQDQAIFFPAKTTTKNTLTSLGQIRASSKPDKSGNKAVIVLNAYLEYKDDDIDFYEELDKNIFKIKNLISEYFSSFTKDELAAKGEDKINQELLKRINSILVLQKIQKLYFVDYQFL; this is encoded by the coding sequence ATGAGCCTGAATCGAATACTTTTTAAAATACTCATCGCAATTTTAATCTTTATTTTTTCTCTGACTGCGTATCTGATAATTTCAAAGCAGGCAGAACCTGGCAAAAATCTTGTAAGTGAAACGAAAAACACCACGCAAGACCAAGCGATATTTTTTCCTGCAAAGACAACAACGAAAAATACGCTCACATCTTTGGGGCAAATAAGGGCTTCTTCAAAACCTGACAAGTCTGGCAATAAAGCCGTAATAGTTTTGAATGCTTATCTTGAATATAAAGATGATGACATAGATTTTTACGAGGAATTGGATAAGAATATTTTTAAAATAAAAAATCTGATAAGTGAATATTTTTCTTCGTTTACAAAAGATGAACTAGCGGCAAAAGGCGAAGATAAAATAAATCAAGAATTGCTCAAGCGCATCAATTCGATTTTGGTTCTGCAAAAAATTCAAAAACTATACTTTGTCGATTATCAATTTTTGTAA
- a CDS encoding GTPase, with translation MLNALTRGNVFAEDKLFATLDPTTRRMNLKEGSSILLTDTVGFISNLPHSLVSAFKSTLEEAADADLQILVLDASDPNIFEQYKTVIEVLTQIGANDVKQIIVLNKIDSVDFSSLHAIKINTEFESAIRISALKKTGFEDLKQKICDSLLGRERQLELPIEKRFLIEDIRKNGVILSEDWLEDKIKIKAHLGLEDEKQKTNRLLVLLKPYLID, from the coding sequence TTGCTCAATGCACTTACAAGGGGTAATGTTTTTGCGGAAGATAAACTTTTTGCAACTTTAGATCCTACGACACGGCGAATGAACTTAAAGGAAGGTTCTTCAATTCTCTTAACAGACACAGTTGGTTTTATTTCAAACCTTCCGCACTCGCTTGTAAGTGCATTTAAATCGACTTTGGAAGAAGCAGCGGATGCGGATTTGCAGATTTTGGTTTTGGATGCAAGCGACCCAAACATATTTGAACAATATAAAACCGTAATAGAAGTTCTCACCCAAATTGGAGCAAATGATGTAAAACAAATTATAGTGTTAAACAAAATTGATTCTGTAGATTTTTCGAGTTTGCATGCAATAAAAATCAATACAGAATTTGAGAGTGCCATAAGAATAAGTGCCTTAAAGAAGACTGGTTTTGAAGATTTAAAACAAAAAATTTGCGACAGCCTTTTGGGCAGAGAAAGGCAACTTGAACTCCCTATAGAAAAAAGATTTCTCATAGAAGATATAAGAAAAAACGGCGTTATTTTAAGTGAAGACTGGCTGGAAGATAAAATCAAAATAAAAGCGCACCTAGGGCTTGAAGATGAAAAACAAAAAACAAACCGTCTGCTTGTCCTTTTAAAGCCGTATCTGATAGACTAA
- a CDS encoding HflX-like GTP-binding protein, which yields MIEVQKEENQKQKALLVGLPEVDLYELEGLCKTLEIEVAKSLNLSKFEQSATYGIGSGKAQELAELAKVLQADCIIFDFILEPRKQRNWEKLCNLLVFDRQEVILKIFSKRAKTKEANLQVQLANLEYSLPRLAHMYGEFSRQRGGNYGSKGSGETQLELDRRQIRNKIAFLKKEIKQVALERKTQKKRRKKNALSKLCNNRLHKCGKINLAQCTYKG from the coding sequence ATGATTGAAGTCCAAAAAGAAGAAAATCAAAAACAAAAAGCTCTCCTGGTTGGGCTTCCTGAAGTAGACCTTTATGAATTAGAGGGGCTTTGCAAAACTTTAGAAATTGAAGTTGCAAAATCGTTAAACTTATCCAAATTTGAACAATCTGCTACATACGGAATCGGAAGCGGAAAAGCACAGGAGCTTGCCGAACTTGCAAAAGTACTGCAAGCGGATTGCATCATCTTTGATTTTATCCTTGAACCAAGAAAACAGCGCAACTGGGAAAAACTTTGCAATCTTCTAGTCTTTGACAGGCAAGAAGTTATCCTCAAAATTTTTTCTAAACGGGCAAAGACAAAAGAAGCCAATCTACAAGTTCAACTCGCAAATCTTGAATATTCACTTCCGAGACTTGCACACATGTATGGTGAATTTTCAAGGCAACGCGGTGGTAATTACGGTTCAAAAGGAAGTGGCGAAACTCAACTTGAACTTGACAGAAGGCAAATCCGAAATAAAATCGCTTTTTTAAAAAAGGAAATAAAGCAAGTTGCACTCGAAAGAAAAACTCAAAAAAAGCGAAGAAAAAAAAACGCCCTGTCCAAGTTGTGCAATAATCGGTTACACAAATGCGGGAAAATCAACCTTGCTCAATGCACTTACAAGGGGTAA